DNA from Canis lupus dingo isolate Sandy chromosome 27, ASM325472v2, whole genome shotgun sequence:
AGGGAGGGGCAAAAGAAGGGAGGTGACACCCtgggcaacccccccccccccccttcccatAGCAAATGGACATGATACAGACTTTTTTCCTAGAGGCTTCTGCTTTGGTGCAGGGAGCCTAGGGTTTGGGCTGGTGTCATGAAGTGTTTGTGTAGGTGTGTTGGGGGTTGTTCTGTGTTTGTGGGTGGCTCCTGGGACTGGCCAAACCCGTATGGTTGTAATCATCCTGCCTGATTGGAGAAGCTCTTGTCTCTTCTCAAATGGTGATTGATGTCATGCATCTGAGTGGATGTCTCTCTCttgtctgtctttcctttttcacAGCCCGTAGCTAAGTCACCTACTTGTTTCCTTGACCTTTTTttcaagcttcttttttttttttaaatgtcatttctttatCCTTCTGCTTATCTTTATTTTCGCTTTAATTCTGGAGCCTGCTGGTCGTGTTTTTGTTTCCCATCAAACATCTTTCActtctgccttctctctccttaGCTGTAGCAGTAAGTTGAGGTCTGGGAAAGATGTTCCTACATTTTGGTGTTTTCTAAGTTGGAAGTCTTCAAGTCTTAGTTTGAAACTGAGGCCACTTAGTAAAGGGGTCAGTCTTGTTGCTGAGTCTTCAGCTGTTGGGATGAGAAACTTAGGCTCGAGTCTCATCACTGTGTAGACCAAGGTGGCAAATTTCTGTACTGTTGcccaaggtgggggtggggtagcaGCATTGGTAACATGATCTGACTCTCTCTGTGAGGGGCGAGAGAAGTAGTAGTGCTGTCCAGCCAATGTTGGTTCCACATTTTGGCTTCCCATTGGCCCCTtgggctggggctgcccctgtgtTGATTGGGAGCAGTGCAGGCTCCCAGGGTGAACTCTGCCCCAAGCTGTAGCATGACCCAGTTTTTCCACTTGCCACACCCCATTCCTGCCCCTTTCCCAAATCTTCTTTTATGTCTCAGCCACTTTGAATGTTGTCTCTGTGCATTATCTGCTTGAGAAGTTTGGGGGTCTTATGTGGATGGGTGTTCCCTTCACCTGCACGGGTTTGTCCTGGTGTCCAGCTTTCACGGAGGTGAGGAAGATGAGGAACTGAGAGATGTGACTTATTAGTGAGGGGGATGACATGGGGGATTGCTTTGAAAAAGCCTTAAGAAAATGGTTCTTTCTGGTGAGATCCAAGCTGGTGTTCCATTCCCAAGGGAATGGGAGGGGCTTTCATATGCCTGGCCTGATCCTGGGCTGAGTGGGGGGAGGCTGATGGTGCTTTGTCAAGCTTAATGTCTCATATTCCCTAGTATCTGCCTTGCTCAGGAAGGGCGGAGCCAGAAGCATTTTAGGGCTAGTTCTGGGAGTCAGGGGCGAATAGAAGGAAGCATATTGTCCCGCACTGTCCAGGTGCTGCTCTTCTTTTCTTCGTGTGAACATCACATATGCTGGATAGGTGGCTACTTCTAATCTGTGAGAGGTAGTTTAGGGTCTATGGCTTGGACTCTTGGGGAGGTAGGTGGTGAGAAGGGAACTGAGTTGTGGAGACTTCTGGCCTCCCATTCCTCAAGCTAAATTTTTTGGGTATCAAAAATTCAAGAAAGTTGTATGCTGTGACCACAGCTCCACTGAGTTTTTGTTAAATCTTAGTTCTGAtgattggaaaaataattatgattgaGGCAGTAACCCAGTCTTTCTTGTGGTATTACCCTTCATGTTTGTCTTGGGTTTCCTTGCCTAGGACATTAAAGTGGCTTGTTGAGAACTGTGTCATCCCAAAATAGGTGTTAGGAGAAGTGGTATGTGGACCTGGGGCCAGGTAGCAATTTGGGAAGTCTTGTGAGGGTAGTCTTTCCTCGGCTACCTCTCTCAACCcaaccccctctcccctgctACTTCCTGTCCTATGTTGGCAGCTGGGTGCCCTGGGCTGGCTTTTGCGGTCAGGAGCCATTTTCCCTCTCCTCAGTGGGTGAGgcactccctccttctctccactcCCTTCTCCACTCCCGCCTCCCTGGGCGGGGGTGGCttaggaagaaggagagagaggagggaggagggagttgGTGTGAATGTGTGTTAGTTACAAAGGAAGCTGCCTCCTGGCCTTCTCCTCCccctgtgccccttcccaccTAGCCCTGCCCAGGAGCTCTCAGTATTACCCTAGGCTTTGTGTGTGCTCCCAGccagggaaggaggtggagccagatgggaggaggatgggggtgtgtgtggaggagATGGTGACAGCTGGGCTGATTTGGGCCCCTGGGGAGAAGAGGCTACTGACCCAGGAGAAGCTGGGGAGGAACAGTAGAGCTGGAGATGGGGAAAGGAAATCATGTTTGGGAGTGGGTGTGATATTGGGCGGACAACTGAACCTGGGGCTTGAGGATTCTGGTGGTTTTAAGCAGTGATGACCCAGAGTGGGTAGTCAAGGGTGTGGTTTCTGGGCCCCCTGCACTGATAGgctctttcattttcattccttgCTTTGTAGAATATTTGGTGGGCAGTTAGAGGAGGGCTAGatatatttctcttatttggTTAATTCTAAGCAGCTTGCTGGAGCTGCACTGGTGAACATATAGAGGACTCCTGTTAAAGATGAGGGAAAGGAGGCAGGGGTCTGGACAGCTGCCCGAGGTGGGCCTGGTCTGGCCTGGCAGGCCTATTTCGGGTATATAcagctctctctttgtctgtttttgtcctGAGTATCAGCTTCCTTCTGTGGAGAGTATAGCAGTTCTCTTCAGTGGAATCTGGGACAAGAGGTGGGGGAATAAAGTCTAAAGCCTCTGGATTAGGCTCTAACCTTTTGCTATTGATCTTTTCTCTACCTGTCTTTCTCTGccaaatatatgtagaaaatgaaGAGGACCCAGAAGAGGATTTGTCAGAAGCAGAGACTCCAAAgctcaagaagaagaaaaagcctaAGAAACCTCGGGACCCTAAAATCCCTAAGAGCAAACGCCAAAAAAAGGAGGTGAGTGGGTGACTGGATGTTTTGGGGAATAATAAGAAGAAGGGAGCAGCTCTGAGAATGGTCGACGGGTAGGAGGggcatttgtttcttcttctagAATGGTGGGCCAGGTCCTCAGGTCCTCAGCCCTGGGGATGAGCCTCAGGGCTGTCCTGAGGTCAGCATGTGTGtagcatgtgtgtgtctgtctccctctccctctccctctcccccttccctgctccagCGTATGCTCTTATGCCGGCAGCTGGGGGACAGCTCTGGGGAGGGGCCGGAGtttgtggaggaggaggaagaggtggctcTTCGCTCAGACAGTGAGGGCAGCGACTATACCCCtggcaagaagaagaagaagaagcttggacctaagaaagaaaagaagagcaaatccaagcggaaggaagaggaagaagaggatgacGACGACGATGATTCAAAGGTGCCTGGACCTCTGTCCTTTCCTCTGTGCTTGCTGTCCACCTCTGTCCTTTATCTCCCAGATAATGCCCTGCCCCTTAGTGCCCTTCTCTCCCCGTTTGAAAtgattttctctttgctcttcttcccTGGTCTTGGAAGCCTTCATCTCAGCTCAGATTCCCTTTAGCAAGTGTGGGTACTAGGTGTCAGGTCTTTGACCTTGCTCTCTCTGCAGGAGCCTAAATCATCTGCTCAGCTCCTAGAAGACTGGGGCATGGAAGACATTGACCATGTGTTCTCAGAGGAGGATTATCGTACCCTCACCAACTACAAGGCCTTCAGCCAGTTTGTCCGGTAAACAAGAGGGTCTTGGGCCTGGGAGAGGAGAGTGCTTGTATGATTCTCAAtacacttctctttctcttctcacttctctttctctctcttttattcttaaacttcttttcactttgttgttcTTGTCCATTTGTCCCCCAGACCCCTCATTGCTGCCAAAAATCCCAAGATTGCTGTCTCCAAAATGATGATGGTTTTGGGTGCAAAGTGGCGTGAGTTCAGTACCAACAATCCCTTCAAAGGCAGTTCTGGGGCTTCagtggcggcagcagcagcagcagcggtgGCTGTGGTGGAGAGCATGGTGACGGCCACTGAAGTTGCACCACCTCCTCCCCCGGTGGAGGTCCCTATCCGCAAGGCCAAGACCAAGGAGGGCAAAGGTGAAATGGGACCCAATGCAAGGCGGGACTGACATGGGCTTGGGATGTTGAAGTTAGAGGAAGCATGGGGGTGCTGCTCTGTTAGCCTAAAGATAGAGGAGTGTGAGGGAGAAATGAGTCCTGGATTTAGGAGGTTTGGGAAGCTGAACATGGGGAAACCAGCTTAGGTGGAGAATATTTTATCATCTTCCCCATCTTCTACCTTGTCATGCATTTGGATTATACGATCTTACTTGTGCTTTTCTGATTTTTAGGTCCCAATGCTCGGAGGAAGCCAAAGGGCAGCCCTCGTGTACCTGATGCCAAGAAGCCTAAACCTAAGAAAGTAGCTCCCCTGAAAATCAAGCTGGGAGGTTTTGGTTCTAAGCGTAAGAGATCCTCGGTGAGAGCCCAACCCATCCCTTTGGTGAGGGTGTCTTATCTAATAATGATGTTACTTTATGTCAGAGTCTAGCCTTTATAGTAGGCATGTAAGAATGGGGACAGTTGGCTCCACAACAAGGTGACTAGGCTTCTTACTTGACTGTCCTGGCTGGGGTTCTAGCACCCTTAGTAAGAGAGTGATCCCTTCTCTAGCGTTCTCCTTTCCCTTGGCTTCAACctctaactttctttcttttcattctgccAGAGTGAGGATGATGACTTAGATGTGGAATCTGACTTCGATGATGCCAGTATCAATAGCTATTCTGTTTCTGACGGTTCCACCAGCCGCAGTAGCCGCAGCCGCAAGAAACTCCGaaccactaaaaagaaaaagaaaggtgtgtttattttttgtgtctgtgtgtgaatgGGATAGGGTGGGAATGATTGGGGAAGAATCTCCCTAAGGAGATCAGGgttgaatttattttagagggggcggggggaggtagTTTTTTTCTAATAACTGGGCTTTCCCTCTTCCTTGCCCAGGCGAGGAGGAGGTGACTGCTGTGGATGGTTATGAGACAGACCACCAGGACTATTGCGAGGTGTGCCAGCAAGGCGGTGAGATCATCCTGTGTGATACCTGTCCCCGAGCTTACCACATGGTCTGCCTGGATCCGGATATGGAGAAGGCTCCTGAGGGCAAGTGGAGCTGTCCACACTGCGTGAGTACCTGGCCATTGTGTGGCCCTTTGGAACCCTTGAGAGGAAGGGTGGGATGATGGGGTTTTTTTGGGCCTGGGTGGTGTTCCTGGTGTGGACTTTGGGAAGCATTCAAAAGAATGATGGGTGTGGTTCTgatttgggtgggtgggggggggtggtgatCTGACTCTGGTCCTTTACTGCAGGAGAAGGAAGGCATCCAGTGGGAGGCTAAAGAGGACAATTCAGAGGGTGAGGAGATCCTGGAAGAGGTTGGAGGAGACCCTGAAGAGGAGGATGACCACCATATGGAATTCTGTCGTGTCTGTAAGGATGGTGGGGAGTTGCTCTGCTGCGACACTTGTCCTTCATCTTACCACATCCACTGCCTGAACCCCCCACTGCCAGAGATCCCTAATGGTGAATGGCTCTGTCCCCGTTGTACGGTGAGTGACTGACCCCAGCAAAGGTGGGAGGTGTGGGTAGTGCAGTCTAGCAGAAGGGTATACCTCTTTCATGTGTcggcttggggagggggggggtgctGAGGTGCAGGAGAGGTCATTGGAGAACTCTTTGTTTTTTAGCCCTGAGAcaagttattttcctttctcatatagTCTGGGAAAACGTAGGACTAACTTTGAATAGAGGAGTTGATGTTTTGCCAGCTCTCTTAAGGGTTGTGCTTCTAGCTTAGAGCATCCACCCTGTCTTGGCACCCAGCCTTGAGGTCTTggtagcttattttattttactttattttttaaaagattttacttatttatttgagagagagagagaatgagcaaggggaagagcaggggaagagggagaagcagactcctgctgagcagggagccctacatggggctggaacccaggaccctgggatcatgacccaagccaaaggcagatgcttaagcaactgagccacccaggtgccccgaggtcTTAGTAGTTTAGAATGGTTAGTAGAGTCACTTAATTGCTTGTCAGTTGGTTATGAGAGGAATTTTGGGATCCAAGTCTTGGGGCTTTCTGTGCTTTCCTTGTTCTGGGTTGTTGTTGAAGTCTAGTTACTGTCCCTGTTAAACATATAGTAGCGATAGGGTCACTCAGGTACTGGATGAAGTCCAGAAGTAGAGCAGGAgttctattattatttacttagaGTGGTCCTTCttgaaatgagatttaaaatttttttttgagattttaaagtttttatcatttatttatttctattttttttattttttaatttttttaaaatttttatttatttttttatcatttatttatttaagagagagagtgagagcatgtaCGTGCACGAGTGGGGGTGcaagggtggaggtggggagagcaaCTCAAGCAGAGtcctcgatcccatgaccccgagaccatgacccaagccaaaaccaagagtcaggttcCCAACTGTGTCATTTCCTCCTCTTGGTAATGATTTGGTGTtgaatcctctttttttctcagtgtccAGCTCTTAAGGGCAAAGTTCAGAAGATTCTAATCTGGAAATGGGGTCAGCCACCATCTCCCACACCAGTGCCTCGGCCTCCAGATGCTGATCCCAATACTCCCTCTCCCAAGCCCCTGGAGGGGCGGCCAGAGCGGCAATTCTTTGTGAAGTGGCAAGGCATGTCTTATTGGCACTGCTCCTGGGTATCTGAACTGCAGGTAAACCTGGGATAGGCTAGAGATCTGGGGGCTGCAGGGAAGAGGGTCGTGAGAAATAGCCTTGTGGATGGAAGGAACGGATGCCACTCCTTGGTGACTGCTATCCTCTCTGCCTGCAGTTGGAGCTGCACTGTCAAGTGATGTTCCGAAACTATCAGCGGAAGAATGATATGGATGAACCACCTTCTGGGGACTTTGGTGGTGATGAAGAGAAGAGCCGGAAGCGTAAGAACAAAGACCCTAAATTTGCAGAAATGGAGGAACGCTTCTATCGCTATGGCATAAAACCTGAGTGGATGATGATCCACCGAATTCTCAACCACAGGTACCAGTGGAGCTGGGCCAGACTGGTGGTGGTCTTGGGCATATTGGAGGTAGGCAGCATATCCATTGAGAGACTGCTGCCCAAGGGATTAAGAAAATGGATGTCACCGGTGATTTAAACTTGGAAGAGATGTGTACTTGATATATTATTAACTGACTGAATCCTGGTATTTGAGCCACAGGAGAAGACTATAGATTAGATGTAATTTTAGGTCCAAAGACTGTGTAGTAGACTCTGATTACATGTGGCATCTGGCATTCCTAGAAGTCTAGTTTGGAATACCCATTATTGGCACTTTTTGAGAGTGAGGCATGGCCTTCTGgctctgaagatttttttctccttgacctTGTAGTGTGGACAAGAAGGGCCACGTCCACTACTTGATCAAATGGCGGGACTTGCCCTACGATCAGGCATCCTGGGAgagtgaggatgtggagatacAGGACTACGACCTCTTCAAGCAGAGCTATTGGAACCACAGGTGGGCAGCTTTGCTGAGGTGTGGAGTTTGTTCTTATTGAGAAAAGGACTCTAGACAGCTGTGTGATGTTTGTCTTCTTTAGGGAGTTAATGAGGGGTGAGGAAGGACGACCAGGCAAGAAGCTCAAGAAGGTGAAGCTGAGGAAGTTGGAGAGGCCTCCTGAAACTCCTACAGTTGATGTGAGTTGGGGCAGAAGAAAGGGTAGAATTTGTTGGGTAGGAGGATAAATCTCATGTGCTCTAGTCCTCTGATGTTGCTCTTACTGATGCTCTGCCAATAGTAACTTCAGAGTAGAATGCTTCCCTACTTCTCCACAGCTCTAAACCAGGGATATGCTAGAATCATTTTCTTCTTgcatcatcaaaaataaaaacataggagATGGTGTTTCCTGTGATTGAGCAAGTATTATCTAGGGATGGGTCACACAACTACACTTTTATGAAACTGGTATTGGAACCTGGGTCTTCTGACTCATAATTCAATGGCTCAGTTCCTCTGGGTTTTATTTGTGTAATATAATGTAAGGGCTGTTAAGGTTAAAAAGACGACCCTAGGGGGAACATACGATTATTTACCAGGTGAACCTTGCTTAGCAGAATTACTGTATTGCTAGGGAGGCTACGATGTATCTTTCAGGGATCTGTAGGATCAAGATCTCCCATCTGTCTGACAGGTTAGTTGCCTTCCTGGAGGACCCTAAATCAAACACAAAGTTACAATAGCTGTTGGGGATCTTTCCCCCCCCCACAATCTTTGTGGCTCTTAAGAATCTAGTGAGGATGTGTGAGGAGCAAGCATCTGTTATCTTACGGAAGGGAGTTCTTGCCGGCACTTGACTTCCTTCATTTCATCCTTCAGCCAACAGTGAAGTATGAGCGACAGCCAGAGTACCTGGATGCTACAGGGGGAACCCTGCACCCCTATCAAATGGAGGGCTTGAACTGGTTGCGCTTCTCCTGGGCTCAAGGCACCGACACCATCTTGGCTGATGAGATGGGCCTTGGGAAGACTGTCCAGACAGCAGTCTTCCTCTATTCTCTCTACAAGGAGGTAGGAAAGCTGGGGCTGTTAGTTTTTTTGTGTGGGTATTTTGTGTTGTGGTCGTTTCACATtttgaggagagaggaaaaggaaggaaaaattggtcacaaaactttttttttttttttttaatttttttttctttttttaatttttacttattcatgatagtcacacagagagagagagagagaggcagagacacaggcagagggagaagcgggctccatgcaccgggagcccgacgtgggactcaatcccgggtctccaggatcgtgccctgggccaaaggcaggcgctaaaccgctgcgccacccagggatcccggtcacAAAACTTGAAGAACACTGTTGAATGACAGTCAGGTAGACACATGTCCACAGAGATAGACTGGGGAGATGGCAACCTGGGTAGAGTCAGTGGTAGATGCATAGAGCCTCAGTCTTGGAGGAATAAATACCTGTTGAGATAAAGAGAGCTGTGAGTGGAATTAGCATGGAAAGACATACAGGAAAGGCTCAGATTTTAAACTCTCTGTAAAGGTGGCTGTGCTGTGGGAAGTAGGCAAGGCGTTTACGTACGTAGAGAAAGGCAAGGGTAGGAGCAGCACACATGCCGGTCCTTGGCTGGCTTTGTGGGCAGTGGTAGAGATGGGTGCTAGGCCAGTAGTATGCTGGGGCCCTCAGTCCTTACTCTgccacttttcttctttctccaaggGTCATTCCAAAGGCCCTTTCCTAGTCAGTGCCCCTCTTTCTACCATCATCAACTGGGAGCGGGAGTTTGAAATGTGGGCTCCAGATATGTATGTGGTGACCTATGTGGGTGACAAAGACAGCCGTGCCATCATCCGAGAGAATGAGTTCTCCTTTGAAGACAACGCCATTCGTGGTGGCAAGAAAGCCTCTCGTATGAAGGTATCTCAGTGGTAGGGAGAGCACCCTAGAGGGAGTTGTTGCTGTGGGCTTACTGCTTCTTCTGACCTCAGTCCCTGAGGTGAGGCAGAAGGATAACAATTGGGAGGAGGAAAGACCCATAAGTCTCTTGGGTTAACCTGCATTGGAGGAGTTGAACATTAGTGACCAGGTCTACTCCTTGTGTAGAAAGAGGCATCTGTGAAATTCCACGTGCTGCTGACATCTTATGAATTGATCACCATTGACATGGCTATCTTGGGTTCCATTGATTGGGCCTGCCTTATCGTGGATGAAGCGCATCGTCTCAAGAACAATCAGTCAAAggtgaaggaagggagggaggttaTGGCCCCTGGTTTGAGTTTTCTGGTACCACCTACTCATTAAGAGGGGACctaggaggagaggaaagggtcAAGTggtctctctgccttccctcctcactTGGGATTCCCCTTGGTGGCCAGGCCTTAAAAGGGAGATAGAGatgcggggtggggagggcttaACTATTGGGCAGCAAAACAGCTCAGTTTGCAGAGATTTACCAGAGCCCTCTTTTCATTGAATTTTACCTTCTCCGTCTGCTTCTTCAGTTCTTCCGGGTCTTAAATGGTTACTCACTCCAACACAAGCTGTTGCTGACTGGGACTCCGTTACAAAACAATCTAGAAGAGTTGTTTCATTTGCTCAACTTTCTCACCCCTGAGAGATTCCAGTAAGTGTACATTTCTCCATAATCAGCTGATAATTCTGCTTCAAATCTTCCTGTTGCCCATTTCCTATatcactttcctttctttctgaagcAATTtagaaggcttcttggaggagttTGCTGACATTGCCAAGGAGGACCAGATTAAAAAACTGCATGATATGCTGGGCCCTCATATGTTGCGGCGTCTCAAAGCTGATGTGTTCAAGAATATGCCATCCAAGACAGAACTGATAGTGCGTGTGGAGCTGAGCCCCATGCAGAAGTGAGTCAGAAGGTTCAGAAGCATCGACTCCATTTTGTAAAAGTAGTTAGATACCTACTAGTCTGAAGAGTGCTTCCGATTCCTCCCTATACTTTGCTTCAGGGCATCTGGTGACCAGCGCAAGCAAGATCTCCAGAAACTTGATGCCATAGTTCTTATTTAGTTGAATACCTTATTTAacatggtggtgctggtgcttaTTAGGGTTCCATCTGTTAGGTCCCAAAGTGAGGTATGTTGGGAGGGAGATCTCAGACTTTGGGATGGTATTATGAGTCATGTGAAGTTAGGAGTCCTATAAAAGCTCTTGAGTCTGATCTTTCTGTCTTATCCACGTAGGAAATACTACAAGTACATTCTCACTCGAAACTTTGAAGCACTCAATGCTCGAGGTGGTGGCAACCAAGTTTCTCTGCTAAATGTGGTGATGGATCTGAAGAAGTGCTGCAACCACCCGTACCTCTTTCCCGTGGCTGCAATGGTATGCTGTGCCTCCTCTTGCTCCTCACTGGGCTGGAGTTGCTCCATTTGGttcaatgtttttctcttttgtgctgCTTTCCTCAGGAAGCCCCTAAAATGCCTAATGGCATGTATGATGGCAGTGCCCTAATTCGAGCATCTGGGAAATTATTGCTGCTACAGAAGATGCTCAAGAACCTTAAGGAGGGTGGGCACCGTGTACTCATCTTCTCTCAGGTATTttgtgggctgggctgggagcttAAGAAAACGGTAGACAGCCCTTAGTGAGATGAGGCAGGCAATTGTCATCTGACTTCCCCTTAATTAAACTGTGCTTCTTTTCTAGATGACCAAGATGCTAGACCTATTAGAAGATTTCTTGGAACATGAAGGTTATAAGTATGAACGTATTGACGGTGGGATTACTGGGAATATGCGGCAAGAGGCCATTGACCGCTTCAATGGTAAGTGAGGAGGAGTGGCTTCAGtctgtatgttctcattcactcaCGACTTTGCATGGATCATTTGTTCTTGTATGCCTGCTTTTCTGTGTGgttctttaggatttttgtcAATTGATGTGAAAGAGTAAAGCTTTTGAATGCCTTGATTGAATGTATTGGGCTTTTCCTAGcagataattttttcctttggagtcttcatccttttttttttttttttttcatttatttattcatgagagacacacagagaaagaggcagagacacagacagagggagaagcaggttccatgcagggagcccgacatgggactcgatccagggtctccaggatcaccccctgggccaaaggcaggcactaaaccgttgagccaccagggctgcctcgtCTTCATCCTTTTTGATATACGAGGAGCTTTCATTTAACCCTCTTTGTTGTAtcttgaggcccagagagggaccagGACTTACTCAACTGAGCCATTCATAGCAGACTTGTCTCTCAGTAGCTGccgctcttcctcctcctcctctttatttttaatttaattaatttttttagaaagttttttttttaatattttatttattcatgagagacacacacacacacacaggcagagacataggca
Protein-coding regions in this window:
- the CHD4 gene encoding chromodomain-helicase-DNA-binding protein 4 isoform X2, coding for MASGLGSPSPCSAGSEEEDMDALLNNSLPPPHPENEEDPEEDLSEAETPKLKKKKKPKKPRDPKIPKSKRQKKERMLLCRQLGDSSGEGPEFVEEEEEVALRSDSEGSDYTPGKKKKKKLGPKKEKKSKSKRKEEEEEDDDDDDSKEPKSSAQLLEDWGMEDIDHVFSEEDYRTLTNYKAFSQFVRPLIAAKNPKIAVSKMMMVLGAKWREFSTNNPFKGSSGASVAAAAAAAVAVVESMVTATEVAPPPPPVEVPIRKAKTKEGKGPNARRKPKGSPRVPDAKKPKPKKVAPLKIKLGGFGSKRKRSSSEDDDLDVESDFDDASINSYSVSDGSTSRSSRSRKKLRTTKKKKKGEEEVTAVDGYETDHQDYCEVCQQGGEIILCDTCPRAYHMVCLDPDMEKAPEGKWSCPHCEKEGIQWEAKEDNSEGEEILEEVGGDPEEEDDHHMEFCRVCKDGGELLCCDTCPSSYHIHCLNPPLPEIPNGEWLCPRCTCPALKGKVQKILIWKWGQPPSPTPVPRPPDADPNTPSPKPLEGRPERQFFVKWQGMSYWHCSWVSELQLELHCQVMFRNYQRKNDMDEPPSGDFGGDEEKSRKRKNKDPKFAEMEERFYRYGIKPEWMMIHRILNHSVDKKGHVHYLIKWRDLPYDQASWESEDVEIQDYDLFKQSYWNHRELMRGEEGRPGKKLKKVKLRKLERPPETPTVDPTVKYERQPEYLDATGGTLHPYQMEGLNWLRFSWAQGTDTILADEMGLGKTVQTAVFLYSLYKEGHSKGPFLVSAPLSTIINWEREFEMWAPDMYVVTYVGDKDSRAIIRENEFSFEDNAIRGGKKASRMKKEASVKFHVLLTSYELITIDMAILGSIDWACLIVDEAHRLKNNQSKFFRVLNGYSLQHKLLLTGTPLQNNLEELFHLLNFLTPERFHNLEGFLEEFADIAKEDQIKKLHDMLGPHMLRRLKADVFKNMPSKTELIVRVELSPMQKKYYKYILTRNFEALNARGGGNQVSLLNVVMDLKKCCNHPYLFPVAAMEAPKMPNGMYDGSALIRASGKLLLLQKMLKNLKEGGHRVLIFSQMTKMLDLLEDFLEHEGYKYERIDGGITGNMRQEAIDRFNAPGAQQFCFLLSTRAGGLGINLATADTVIIYDSDWNPHNDIQAFSRAHRIGQNKKVMIYRFVTRASVEERITQVAKKKMMLTHLVVRPGLGSKTGSMSKQELDDILKFGTEELFKDEATDGGGDNKEGEDSSVIHYDDKAIERLLDRNQDETEDTELQGMNEYLSSFKVAQYVVREEEMGEEEEVEREIIKQEESVDPDYWEKLLRHHYEQQQEDLARNLGKGKRIRKQVNYNDGSQEDRDWQDDQSDNQSDYSVASEEGDEDFDERSEAPRRPSRKGLRNDKDKPLPPLLARVGGNIEVLGFNARQRKAFLNAIMRYGMPPQDAFTTQWLVRDLRGKSEKEFKAYVSLFMRHLCEPGADGAETFADGVPREGLSRQHVLTRIGVMSLIRKKVQEFEHVNGRWSMPELAEVEENKKMSQPGSPSPKTPTPSTPGDTQPNTPAPAPPAEDGIKIEENSLKEEESVEGEKEVKSTAPEATVECTQPPAPASEDEKVLVEPPEVEEKVEKAEVKERTEEPMETEPKGVADVEKVEEKSAVDLTPIVVEDKEEKKEEEEKKEVMLQNGETPKDLNDEKQKKNIKQRFMFNIADGGFTELHSLWQNEERAATVTKKTYEIWHRRHDYWLLAGIINHGYARWQDIQNDPRYAILNEPFKGEMNRGNFLEIKNKFLARRFKLLEQALVIEEQLRRAAYLNMSEDPSHPSMALNTRFAEVECLAESHQHLSKESMAGNKPANAVLHKGILKQLEELLSDMKADVTRLPATIARIPPVAVRLQMSERNILSRLANRAPEPTPQQVAQQQ